The Gemmatimonadota bacterium genome includes the window CATGGACTTCCAGGTCTTTGAGGCCGGCCTTCAGTCTGTCCAGCATGGGCTCCAGGTTGTAGACCATGCCAAAGTTCGCCCGCTCGAACATAAGCGTGGTAATCGCGACCTGCCAGCCGTTGTTCCGTTCGCCGACCAGATTGGCTTTGGGCACCCGGACATCCTCGAAGAAGACCTCGTTGAATTCCGCATCGCCGGAGATTTGGACCAAGGGCCGGACTGTCACCCCAGGCGCATGCATATCCACCAAGAGATAGGACAGTCCTTTGTGCTTGGGCGCGTCGGGGTCGGTCCGCGCCACAAGAATGCAGTAGTCCGCCTTGTGGGCAAAGCTCGTCCAGACCTTTTGGCCGTTCACGACAAAGTCGTCACCATCATCAACCGCCCGTGTCTGGAGGGAGGCTAGGTCCGAGCCGGAGCCCGGTTCGGAATAGCCCTGACACCATAATTCCTCAGCGCTGAGTATCCTGGGGACAAAACGCTCTTTCTGCTCCTCCGTTCCCCAGTGCATCAAGGTAGGGCCGACCAGCGAGATACCCAGCGGGCTGGCTAGGCCGGGCGCGGGCACCCGGGCCCGCGCCTGCCGGCAGCTGCTGTGCTCCATGCTCGTAGCGCCCCGACCGCCGTACTCCTGGGGCCAATGAATGCCGACCCAGCCCGCGCCGTGCAGCTTCTTCTGCCAGTCGAACTTGATCTGAAAGCGCTCTTCCTGGTCGATAATCTCAAAGGTCTCCGGGTCGTAGTTGTCCGCCGGATTAGCTTCGAGCCACGAGCGTAGCTCCTGCCGAAACGCGTCTTCTTGCGGAGAATAGTCAAAGTCCACGCCGTACTCCTGTCGCGGAAAAGTATCGCGCGCGAATTATAGTTTTTGGTCAGGAGAAAGGAAAGGGGTCAAGGCGAAAGGCTGCGCCCGGCTTGACACCCGGCCCGTGGGCTGACTAATTGAGCCCGACATCTTTCTCTAGCTGATCGGGGGTTCGGGTGCGTTATCGCCAAACATTCATCCCAACATTACGTGAAGATCCGACCGAGGCCGAAGTCATCAGCCACAAGCTCTTACTGCGCGCCGGTATGATGCGCCAGGTGGCGCGCGGCGTGTATGACTTTCTGCCGCTCGGGCTGCGCGTTGTGCGGAAAGTCGAAAACATTGTACGCGAAGAAATGAACCGCGCAGGGGCCCAGGAAATTCTCATGCCGGCGGTCTGTCCGG containing:
- a CDS encoding acyl-CoA dehydrogenase family protein — its product is MDFDYSPQEDAFRQELRSWLEANPADNYDPETFEIIDQEERFQIKFDWQKKLHGAGWVGIHWPQEYGGRGATSMEHSSCRQARARVPAPGLASPLGISLVGPTLMHWGTEEQKERFVPRILSAEELWCQGYSEPGSGSDLASLQTRAVDDGDDFVVNGQKVWTSFAHKADYCILVARTDPDAPKHKGLSYLLVDMHAPGVTVRPLVQISGDAEFNEVFFEDVRVPKANLVGERNNGWQVAITTLMFERANFGMVYNLEPMLDRLKAGLKDLEVHGQPATDDPDVRQRLAAFHIEIQALKLGGYRQLTQQLRGDARGRGGSISKLAGSGRYLRMAHVAMELLGPYSQCALGEAQGIDNGFWARRALGSRLYTIAGGTSEIMRNIVGERVLRLPKG
- a CDS encoding proline--tRNA ligase, with the protein product MRYRQTFIPTLREDPTEAEVISHKLLLRAGMMRQVARGVYDFLPLGLRVVRKVENIVREEMNRAGAQEILMPAVCP